Proteins found in one Massilia sp. H6 genomic segment:
- a CDS encoding GMC family oxidoreductase has translation MESAGEYDYIIVGAGTSGCVLANRLSRNRKLTILLLEAGGKDDYMWIHIPVGYLHCIGNPRTDWLFRTEAEAGLNGRSLMYPRGKVLGGSSSINGMIYMRGQPGDYDRWAEVSGDESWRWDQVLPLFRRSEDHYAGASQWHGAGGEWRVEKQRLSWKVLDAFRDAAAEVGIPKIGDLNAGLGAGSAYFDVNQRRGIRLNTAKAFLKPAAQRPNLTIMTGCHVERLLFERGPNGTVCIGVQFTGNGRAYTATAQRETLLAAGAVGSPHILQLSGIGDAGELQRHGIAPVADLPGVGANLQDHLQLRTIFKVQGVKTLNMRAANAFGKALIGLEYALFQSGPMSMAPSQLGAFARSSTAQPAPDLQFHVQPLSLDKFGDPLHRFPAFTASVCHLQPSSRGWVRLACSDSYAPPRIMPNYLSTEADRKTAALALALARRIVAAPALAKYRPQEFMPGPHYQTEEQLAQAAGLIGTTIFHPVGTCRMGRGDDPLAVVDSRLRVRGVGKLRVVDASIMPFITSGNTNSPTIMIAEKAAQDILEQDCQS, from the coding sequence GTGGAATCGGCTGGCGAGTACGACTACATCATCGTCGGGGCCGGCACGTCGGGCTGTGTGCTGGCCAATCGCCTGAGCCGAAACCGGAAGCTCACTATCCTGTTGCTCGAAGCGGGTGGCAAGGATGACTACATGTGGATCCACATTCCAGTGGGCTATCTGCATTGCATTGGAAATCCGCGTACCGACTGGCTGTTTCGTACCGAGGCCGAGGCCGGACTGAACGGCCGCTCGCTCATGTATCCGCGTGGCAAGGTGCTAGGAGGCAGCTCTTCGATCAACGGCATGATCTACATGCGGGGCCAGCCGGGCGACTACGACCGCTGGGCCGAGGTAAGCGGCGACGAGTCCTGGCGCTGGGACCAGGTATTGCCGCTCTTTCGGCGCAGCGAAGACCACTACGCCGGTGCCAGCCAGTGGCATGGCGCCGGCGGCGAATGGCGGGTGGAAAAGCAGCGCCTGTCCTGGAAGGTGCTGGACGCCTTCCGCGATGCCGCGGCCGAGGTGGGGATCCCGAAAATTGGCGACCTGAACGCCGGCCTGGGCGCAGGATCGGCCTATTTCGACGTCAACCAGCGGCGCGGGATTCGCCTCAATACGGCCAAGGCCTTCCTTAAACCGGCGGCGCAGCGTCCCAACCTGACCATCATGACCGGTTGCCACGTCGAACGCTTGCTGTTCGAGCGTGGCCCCAACGGAACGGTCTGCATAGGGGTGCAATTTACCGGCAACGGAAGGGCGTACACGGCCACCGCGCAGCGCGAGACCCTGCTTGCGGCAGGAGCGGTGGGCTCGCCCCATATCCTTCAGCTATCGGGCATTGGCGACGCCGGCGAGCTGCAGCGCCATGGTATTGCGCCGGTGGCAGATCTGCCTGGGGTCGGCGCCAATTTGCAAGACCACTTGCAATTGCGCACGATCTTCAAGGTACAAGGCGTCAAGACCTTGAACATGCGCGCCGCCAACGCGTTCGGCAAGGCCCTGATCGGGCTCGAATACGCCTTGTTTCAGAGCGGCCCGATGTCGATGGCGCCATCGCAGCTGGGCGCTTTCGCGCGCTCGTCGACAGCGCAGCCGGCACCGGACCTGCAATTCCACGTCCAGCCGCTGTCGCTGGACAAGTTTGGCGACCCCTTGCACCGCTTCCCGGCGTTCACCGCCAGCGTCTGTCACCTGCAGCCGAGCTCGCGCGGGTGGGTGCGGCTGGCTTGCAGCGACAGCTACGCGCCGCCCAGGATCATGCCCAACTACCTCAGTACCGAGGCCGACCGCAAGACGGCCGCGCTGGCGCTGGCACTGGCGCGCCGGATCGTGGCGGCACCGGCACTGGCAAAATACCGTCCGCAAGAGTTCATGCCGGGCCCGCACTACCAGACCGAAGAACAACTTGCCCAGGCGGCAGGGCTGATCGGCACCACGATTTTCCATCCGGTGGGTACCTGTCGCATGGGGCGCGGCGACGATCCGCTGGCGGTGGTCGATAGTCGCCTGCGCGTGCGCGGTGTCGGCAAGCTGCGGGTAGTCGATGCCTCGATCATGCCCTTCATTACCTCGGGCAATACGAATTCGCCGACCATCATGATCGCGGAAAAAGCCGCGCAAGACATCCTCGAGCAAGACTGTCAAAGCTAA
- a CDS encoding ABC transporter ATP-binding protein: MTAALEIVDLHAWYGESHILHGINLRVEAGEVVTLLGRNGAGRSTTLRAILGLTGRRTGSIKVNGTEAIGLPTYQVAHLGIGYCPEERGLFASLTAEENLLLPPQLKGAQGTGMTLDEIYTMFPNLYERRNSQGTRLSGGEQQMLAVARILRTGARLLLLDEMSEGLAPVIVQSLARMIMTLKAKAYTIVMVEQNFRFAAPLADRFHVLEHGQVVETIAASELTSRMPVLTELLGV, translated from the coding sequence ATGACAGCCGCGCTCGAGATCGTGGACCTGCACGCCTGGTATGGCGAATCGCACATCCTGCACGGCATCAACCTGAGAGTAGAGGCGGGCGAAGTCGTCACGCTGCTCGGGCGCAATGGCGCCGGGCGCAGCACGACGCTGCGCGCCATCCTGGGCCTGACTGGCCGGCGCACCGGCTCGATCAAGGTCAACGGCACCGAAGCGATCGGGCTGCCTACTTACCAAGTTGCCCACCTCGGTATTGGCTATTGTCCGGAAGAACGCGGACTGTTCGCTTCCCTGACGGCCGAAGAAAACCTGTTGCTGCCGCCACAGCTCAAGGGCGCGCAGGGGACGGGCATGACGCTCGACGAGATCTACACCATGTTTCCCAACCTGTACGAGCGCCGCAACAGCCAGGGCACGCGCCTGTCGGGTGGCGAGCAGCAGATGCTGGCGGTGGCGCGCATCTTGCGCACGGGCGCGCGCCTGCTGCTGCTCGACGAGATGTCGGAAGGACTGGCGCCGGTCATCGTGCAAAGCCTGGCGCGCATGATCATGACGCTCAAGGCCAAGGCTTATACCATCGTCATGGTCGAGCAAAATTTCCGGTTCGCGGCGCCGCTGGCAGACCGCTTCCATGTGCTCGAACACGGGCAAGTTGTAGAAACCATTGCTGCCTCGGAACTAACCAGCAGGATGCCGGTGCTCACCGAGCTGCTCGGCGTGTAA
- the tnpB gene encoding IS66 family insertion sequence element accessory protein TnpB yields MFFPTGQVRVFLYGQPVNMRLSFDGLYALAKHVMHQDPLSKNLFAFINRRATQIRVVYQLTPRIWIEIFAENPLRSDLHDLGGWPAHTAA; encoded by the coding sequence ATGTTCTTCCCTACAGGCCAGGTACGCGTGTTTCTGTACGGTCAGCCGGTCAACATGCGCCTGTCGTTCGATGGCCTCTACGCGTTGGCGAAACACGTCATGCATCAGGATCCGCTGTCTAAAAACCTGTTCGCGTTCATCAACCGCCGAGCGACTCAGATTCGCGTCGTGTATCAGCTCACACCGCGGATCTGGATAGAGATCTTTGCCGAGAATCCGCTACGGTCGGACCTGCATGACCTGGGTGGCTGGCCGGCTCACACCGCAGCGTGA
- a CDS encoding ABC transporter substrate-binding protein produces MKLRAIALASAASFALGLSLSAAAQAPAAAISGDVVKIGFITDLSGVYSDIDGNGGAEAIRMAIADMGGAVHGKKIQLIVADHQNKPDIAASKAREWFDQQGVDLLIGGTNSGASLAMAKIAAEKKKVFIAIGSGTAQLTNEQCTPYTVHYAYDTVALARGTGSTMLKQGGKSWYFLTADYAFGQSLEKDTAAVIKAGGGTVLGSVKHPLSASDFSSFLLQAQSSKAQVLGMANAGGDLINAVKAAKEFGLNKKMKIAGLLVFINDIHTLGLNTTQGMYFTDGWYWDRTPESRAWAKRYFARMNKQPSMLQAADYSATTQFLNAVKATGTDHADKVIAHLKKTPINDMFAKGGIVRPDGRMVYDMYLMQVKSPAESQGAWDYYKVVATIPGSQAFTKKPESKCALWK; encoded by the coding sequence ATGAAACTTCGCGCCATTGCCCTGGCCAGTGCTGCCAGCTTCGCCCTCGGGCTGTCCTTGTCGGCCGCGGCCCAAGCACCGGCCGCCGCCATCTCGGGCGATGTCGTCAAGATCGGTTTCATCACTGATCTGTCCGGCGTGTATTCCGACATCGACGGCAATGGCGGCGCCGAAGCCATCCGCATGGCGATCGCCGACATGGGCGGCGCTGTCCACGGCAAGAAGATTCAACTCATCGTGGCCGACCACCAGAACAAGCCGGACATCGCCGCCTCGAAGGCGCGCGAATGGTTCGACCAGCAAGGAGTCGATCTCTTGATTGGCGGTACCAATTCGGGCGCCAGCCTGGCGATGGCCAAGATAGCCGCGGAAAAGAAAAAAGTGTTTATCGCGATCGGCTCGGGCACCGCGCAACTGACCAACGAGCAATGTACGCCCTATACCGTGCACTATGCCTACGACACGGTGGCGCTGGCACGCGGTACCGGTTCGACCATGCTCAAGCAGGGCGGCAAATCGTGGTACTTCCTGACCGCAGACTATGCCTTTGGCCAGTCGCTCGAGAAAGACACGGCCGCTGTGATCAAGGCGGGCGGTGGCACCGTGCTTGGCAGCGTCAAGCATCCCTTGTCGGCGTCGGATTTTTCGTCGTTCTTGCTGCAAGCCCAGTCATCCAAGGCCCAGGTACTGGGCATGGCCAATGCCGGTGGCGACCTGATCAATGCCGTAAAAGCCGCCAAGGAGTTTGGCCTGAACAAGAAGATGAAGATCGCCGGCTTGCTGGTATTCATCAACGATATCCACACGCTGGGCCTGAACACGACCCAGGGCATGTATTTTACCGATGGCTGGTATTGGGACCGCACGCCCGAGTCACGCGCCTGGGCCAAGCGCTATTTCGCCAGGATGAACAAGCAGCCTTCGATGCTGCAGGCCGCCGACTACTCGGCCACGACGCAATTCTTGAACGCGGTCAAGGCGACCGGCACCGACCACGCCGACAAGGTGATCGCGCACCTGAAGAAAACCCCCATCAACGATATGTTTGCAAAAGGCGGCATCGTCCGCCCGGATGGCCGCATGGTCTACGACATGTACTTGATGCAAGTGAAGTCCCCCGCAGAATCACAGGGCGCCTGGGATTATTACAAGGTCGTTGCCACCATACCGGGCAGTCAAGCCTTTACCAAGAAGCCAGAGTCCAAGTGCGCGTTATGGAAGTAA
- the ald gene encoding alanine dehydrogenase: MLVGVPKEIKNHEYRVGMTPASVRELTSRGVDVIVQQGAGEQIGLSDEQYVAAGATLVGTAKEIFGRADMVVKVKEPQPVECAMLREGQILYTYLHLAPDPEQTAALVKSGAVCIAYETITGAGGGLPLLAPMSEVAGRMSIQAGAAHLEKSKGGMGLLLGGVPGVAPGHVVIIGAGVVGTNALQMAVGTGARVTVLDKNVDRLRQLDLVYGNRIATLYSNALSIEETVLDADLVIGGVLVPGAAAPKLVTRDMIARMKKGAVVVDVAIDQGGCFETSHATTHADPTFVVDGVVHYCVANMPGAVARTSTFALNNATIGHAVALATKGWRQALSLDAHLRNGLNVCQGKVTYQAVARDLGYDYVPAESLLG; encoded by the coding sequence ATGCTAGTAGGCGTACCAAAAGAGATCAAGAACCACGAGTACCGCGTCGGGATGACACCGGCGTCGGTGCGCGAGCTGACATCGCGCGGCGTCGATGTCATTGTGCAGCAGGGCGCGGGCGAGCAGATCGGTTTGTCGGACGAGCAGTACGTGGCGGCCGGCGCCACCCTGGTCGGCACGGCCAAGGAGATCTTCGGGCGCGCCGACATGGTGGTCAAGGTCAAGGAGCCGCAACCGGTCGAGTGCGCGATGCTGCGCGAAGGGCAGATTCTCTACACCTACCTGCACCTGGCGCCGGATCCGGAACAGACCGCCGCGCTGGTCAAGTCCGGCGCGGTCTGCATCGCCTACGAAACCATCACCGGTGCCGGAGGCGGACTGCCGCTGCTGGCGCCGATGAGCGAAGTGGCCGGCCGCATGTCGATCCAGGCCGGCGCCGCCCACCTGGAGAAATCCAAGGGCGGCATGGGCTTGCTGCTGGGCGGCGTGCCGGGCGTGGCGCCAGGCCATGTGGTCATCATTGGCGCCGGCGTGGTCGGCACCAATGCGCTGCAGATGGCAGTTGGCACCGGTGCCCGCGTGACGGTGCTCGACAAGAACGTCGACCGCCTGCGCCAGCTCGATCTGGTGTACGGCAACCGTATCGCCACGCTGTACTCGAACGCGTTGTCGATCGAGGAAACGGTGCTGGACGCCGACCTGGTGATCGGCGGCGTACTGGTGCCGGGCGCGGCCGCGCCAAAGCTGGTCACCCGCGACATGATCGCGCGCATGAAAAAGGGCGCGGTGGTGGTGGACGTGGCGATCGACCAGGGCGGGTGCTTTGAAACCTCGCATGCGACCACCCATGCCGACCCTACCTTCGTGGTCGATGGCGTGGTTCATTACTGCGTGGCCAACATGCCGGGCGCAGTGGCGCGCACGTCCACCTTTGCGCTGAACAACGCCACCATCGGCCATGCGGTGGCGCTGGCCACCAAGGGCTGGCGCCAGGCGCTGTCGCTCGACGCCCATCTGCGCAATGGCTTGAATGTCTGCCAGGGCAAGGTCACTTACCAGGCCGTCGCCCGTGACCTGGGCTACGACTACGTACCGGCCGAGTCGCTGCTGGGCTAA
- a CDS encoding branched-chain amino acid ABC transporter permease translates to MEILGIPHQALLSQLLLGLVNGSFYAMLSLGLAVIFGLLNVINFSHGALYMVGAFTAYIGVTSFGLDYWTMLVLAPLMVGLLGIVIERSMLRWLYQLDHLYGLLLTFGITLLLEGLFRSFYGVSGQSLDVPEQLAGATDLGFMILPNYRAWVVAASTVVCLATWFIIEKTRLGAYLRAATENPKLVEAFGINVPMMVTLTYGFGVALAGFAGVLAAPVINVTPLMGSNLIIVVFAVVAIGGMGSILGSILTGLALGVIEGLTRVFYPEGSEVVVFILMVIVLLLRPAGLFGKER, encoded by the coding sequence ATGGAAATTTTAGGCATCCCCCACCAAGCCTTGCTCAGCCAGCTCCTGCTCGGCCTGGTCAACGGCTCGTTCTACGCCATGCTGTCGCTGGGCCTGGCCGTGATCTTCGGCCTGCTCAACGTCATCAACTTCTCGCATGGCGCGCTGTACATGGTCGGCGCCTTTACCGCCTATATCGGCGTGACCAGTTTCGGCCTGGATTACTGGACGATGCTGGTGCTGGCGCCACTCATGGTGGGCCTGCTCGGCATCGTGATCGAGCGCAGCATGCTGCGCTGGCTGTACCAGCTCGACCACCTGTACGGCTTGCTGCTCACTTTCGGGATAACGCTGCTGCTGGAAGGCCTGTTTCGTTCCTTCTACGGGGTCTCCGGCCAGAGCCTCGACGTGCCGGAGCAGCTGGCTGGCGCTACCGACCTCGGCTTCATGATCCTGCCGAATTATCGTGCCTGGGTGGTCGCTGCCTCGACAGTGGTCTGCCTGGCGACCTGGTTCATCATCGAAAAAACCCGGCTCGGCGCCTACTTGCGCGCCGCTACCGAGAACCCGAAGCTGGTCGAAGCCTTCGGCATCAACGTGCCCATGATGGTGACGCTTACCTATGGCTTCGGGGTGGCACTGGCGGGCTTTGCCGGGGTGCTGGCGGCACCGGTCATCAACGTCACGCCGCTGATGGGGTCGAACCTGATCATCGTCGTGTTCGCGGTGGTCGCCATCGGCGGCATGGGTTCGATCCTCGGTTCCATCCTGACCGGACTGGCACTGGGCGTGATCGAAGGCCTGACCCGGGTGTTTTATCCGGAGGGCTCGGAAGTGGTGGTGTTCATCCTGATGGTGATCGTGCTGCTGCTGCGGCCGGCCGGACTGTTCGGCAAGGAGCGATAA
- a CDS encoding ABC transporter ATP-binding protein, with protein MTDVILETRKLTKEFKGFTAVSEVDLRVERGHIHALIGPNGAGKTTCFNLLTKFLTPTSGQILFHGRDITAARPARIARMGIIRSFQICAVFPHMTVLENVRIGLQRQLGSSYHFWRSTRSLARLDGRALALLAEVGLDSFAATLAADLPYGRKRALEIATTLAMDPELMLLDEPTQGMGHEDVHRVTELIKKVSAGRTILMVEHNMGVVAGICDRISVLQRGAMLAEGSYAEVSRNPQVMQAYMGTSDAGPPGASS; from the coding sequence ATGACGGATGTCATCCTGGAAACCAGGAAGCTTACCAAGGAATTCAAGGGCTTTACGGCTGTCAGCGAGGTCGACCTGCGGGTCGAGCGCGGCCATATCCACGCCCTGATCGGTCCGAATGGCGCCGGCAAGACCACCTGCTTCAACCTGCTCACCAAATTCCTGACCCCGACTTCCGGGCAGATCTTGTTCCATGGGCGCGACATTACGGCCGCCCGTCCGGCCCGGATTGCACGCATGGGCATCATTCGCTCGTTCCAGATATGCGCCGTCTTTCCCCACATGACGGTGCTGGAGAACGTGCGCATCGGCTTGCAGCGCCAGCTCGGTAGCAGTTACCACTTCTGGCGCAGTACGCGCTCGCTGGCCCGGCTGGACGGGCGCGCACTGGCCTTGCTGGCCGAAGTCGGCCTGGACAGCTTTGCTGCGACGCTGGCAGCCGATTTGCCCTATGGCCGCAAGCGCGCCCTGGAAATTGCCACCACGCTGGCCATGGATCCGGAACTGATGCTGCTGGACGAACCGACCCAGGGCATGGGCCACGAAGATGTGCACCGGGTGACTGAACTCATCAAGAAGGTCTCGGCTGGCCGCACCATTTTGATGGTCGAGCACAACATGGGTGTGGTTGCCGGCATCTGCGACCGGATCTCGGTCTTGCAGCGCGGCGCCATGCTGGCCGAAGGCAGTTATGCCGAGGTGTCGCGCAACCCGCAAGTAATGCAGGCCTATATGGGAACCAGCGATGCCGGCCCGCCGGGAGCATCTTCATGA